From the Kineococcus rhizosphaerae genome, one window contains:
- a CDS encoding MarR family winged helix-turn-helix transcriptional regulator, with protein sequence MTTAPADPIDAARAEWAHIHPDLDSAPMAVAGRLRLVAAALARATDPVVKAEGLTRPEFDVLSAVRRSGTPLTPTGIAAATLASGAATTKRLDHLTAVGHLERTPDERDGRVTRLSLTATGTELVDRLLPRILEAEGAFAAALGPHQQQQLAQSLRVLLQHAPA encoded by the coding sequence GTGACCACCGCTCCCGCCGACCCGATCGACGCCGCCCGCGCGGAGTGGGCCCACATCCACCCCGACCTCGACTCGGCCCCCATGGCGGTGGCGGGCCGGCTGCGCCTGGTCGCCGCGGCCCTGGCGCGCGCCACGGACCCGGTGGTCAAGGCGGAGGGGCTGACGCGCCCGGAGTTCGACGTGCTCAGCGCGGTCCGCCGCAGCGGCACCCCCCTGACGCCCACCGGCATCGCCGCCGCGACCCTGGCCTCGGGCGCCGCGACGACCAAGCGCCTCGACCACCTCACGGCCGTCGGCCACCTCGAGCGCACCCCCGACGAGCGCGACGGCCGCGTGACCCGGCTGTCCCTGACCGCCACCGGCACCGAGCTCGTCGACCGCCTGCTCCCGCGGATCCTTGAGGCCGAGGGCGCCTTCGCCGCCGCGCTCGGCCCCCACCAGCAGCAGCAGCTCGCGCAGTCCCTGCGCGTCCTGCTGCAGCACGCCCCGGCCTGA
- a CDS encoding SDR family NAD(P)-dependent oxidoreductase → MRLNGSTALVTGSNRGIGHAFATELVRRGAKVYATARRPELVDVPGAEVLRLDTADQASVEAAAEAAADVDLLVNNAASTAGGNLVDGDLRAIRDVLDSNFHGTLAVVRAFAPVLARNGGGAILNVLSVAAWATVEGNTAYAAAKSAQWGLTNGIRLELAGQGTQVTALVPGMTATEPMKAFVREFGLDLPEGAMNDPAELVRLALDGVEAGQDEVLDRYGVQAKELLSGPPRAFDLSGTVG, encoded by the coding sequence ATGAGACTGAACGGAAGCACCGCACTGGTCACCGGCTCCAACCGCGGCATCGGTCACGCGTTCGCGACCGAGCTCGTGCGCCGCGGCGCCAAGGTCTACGCCACCGCCCGGCGCCCCGAGCTCGTCGACGTCCCCGGGGCCGAGGTGCTGCGCCTCGACACCGCCGACCAGGCCTCGGTGGAGGCGGCCGCCGAGGCTGCCGCCGACGTCGACCTGCTCGTCAACAACGCGGCCTCCACCGCCGGCGGCAACCTCGTCGACGGGGACCTGCGAGCCATCCGCGACGTGCTGGACTCCAACTTCCACGGGACCCTGGCCGTGGTCCGGGCCTTCGCCCCGGTCCTGGCCCGCAACGGCGGCGGCGCGATCCTCAACGTCCTGTCGGTCGCGGCGTGGGCCACGGTCGAGGGCAACACCGCGTACGCGGCGGCCAAGTCCGCGCAGTGGGGCCTGACCAACGGGATCCGGCTGGAGCTGGCCGGGCAGGGCACGCAGGTCACGGCGCTGGTGCCGGGGATGACGGCCACCGAGCCCATGAAGGCGTTCGTACGCGAGTTCGGGCTGGACCTGCCCGAGGGGGCGATGAACGACCCCGCCGAGCTCGTGCGGCTGGCGCTGGATGGCGTGGAGGCCGGTCAGGACGAGGTCCTCGACCGCTACGGGGTGCAGGCCAAGGAGCTCCTGTCCGGCCCGCCGCGGGCCTTCGACCTCAGCGGCACCGTCGGCTGA